From a single Glycine soja cultivar W05 chromosome 19, ASM419377v2, whole genome shotgun sequence genomic region:
- the LOC114400077 gene encoding soluble inorganic pyrophosphatase 1-like, whose amino-acid sequence MSDNGEEVGENRPVPRLNERILSSLSRRSLAAHPWHDLEIGPEAPQIFNCVVEITKGSKVKYELDKKTGLIKVDRVLYSSVVYPHNYGFIPRTLCEDNDPIDVLVLMQEPVLPGCFLRARAIGLMPMIDGGEKDDKIIAVCADDPEYKHFTDYRELAPHRISEIRRFFEDYKKNEHKEVAVNDFLPASVAIDAIQYSMDLYAEYILHTLRR is encoded by the exons ATGAGTGACAATGGTGAAGAAGTTGGAGAAAATCGTCCAGTTCCCCGTTTGAATGAAAGGATTCTTTCATCATTGTCAAGGAGATCATTAGCTGCTCATCCTTGGCATGATCTAGAAATTG GACCTGAGGCTCCCCAGATTTTCAATTGT GTTGTGGAGATCACTAAAGGAAGCAAGGTCAAGTATGAACTTGACAAGAAGACTGGATTGATTAAG GTTGATCGGGTTTTGTATTCATCAGTTGTTTATCCACATAACTATGGTTTTATCCCTCGCACACTGTGTGAAGACAATGATCCAATTGATGTTTTGGTTCTCATGCAG GAGCCAGTTCTTCCTGGATGTTTCCTGCGAGCAAGGGCCATTGGACTGATGCCCATGATTGACGGG GGAGAGAAAGATGATAAAATCATTGCAGTGTGTGCTGATGACCCAGAATATAAGCACTTTACTGACTATAGAGAACTTGCACCTCATCGCATCTCCGAGATCCGACGCTTCTTTGAAGACT ACAAAAAGAATGAGCACAAGGAAGTGGCAGTTAATGATTTTTTACCTGCAAGCGTTGCTATTGATGCCATCCAGTACTCAAT GGATCTCTACGCAGAGTATATTCTGCACACCTTGAGGCGATAG
- the LOC114400076 gene encoding endoribonuclease Dicer homolog 1-like → MEDGSRVPAGDDPSYWLDACEDISCDDFIDFDVSSIVVSDQPDNPSNQDFFGGIDKILDSIKNGAGLPLNHAAAEPPSNVTAAASGGAEVCLPSNATPEDSFDHSGGAALSNGSSKQSNGNETGVLVDYSQERGTPTLNGGLDFDGEERCSKRARLGGYNNDRPYHGRGNYQGKERERCFSNNRKRPRGGRDEIDRRDKDGGGRKREHCGAVGRRDVRDRDWRDRETRGYWERDKSGSTDMVFRTGAWEPDCNREDKMAIDMKLEKNGNLDKKSEEAKERVPEEKARQYQLDVLEQAKRKNTIAFLETGAGKTLIAVLLIKSIQESLHKQNKKMLAVFLVPKVPLVYQQAEVIRERTGYQVGHYCGEMGQDFWDARRWQREFDTKHVLVMTAQILLNILRHSIIKMEAINLLILDECHHAVKKHPYSLVMSEFYHTTPKENRPSVFGMTASPVNLKGVSSQVDCAIKIRNLESKLDSIVCTIKDRKELEKHVPMPSEVVVEYDKAASLCYLHEQIKQMEVEVEEAAKCSSRRSKWQFMGARDAGAKEELRQVYGVSERTESDGAANLIQKLRAVNYALGELGQWCAYKVAQSFLAALQNDERANYQLDVKFQETYLSKVVSLLKCQLSEGAVSDKNAGIDDSENGAVQSGSEHEEMEEGELPDSHVVSGGEHVDVIIGAAVADGKVTPKVQALIKILLKYQHTEDFRAIIFVERVVSALVLPKVFAELPSLSFVKCASLIGHNNSQEMRTYQMQDTIAKFRDGRVTLLVATSVAEEGLDIRQCNVVIRFDLAKTVLAYIQSRGRARKPGSDYILMVERDNLSHEAFLRNARNSEETLRKEAIERTDLSHLKDTSRLISVDTRPGTVYQVKSTGAVVSLNSAVGLIHFYCSQLPSDRYSILRPEFIMERHEKPGGPTEYSCKLQLPCNAPFENLEGPICSSMRLAQQAVCLAACKKLHEMGAFTDMLLPDKGSGGEKEKDEQTDEGDPLPGTARHREFYPEGVADILKGEWILSGKDACNNSKLLHLYMYAVKCENLGHSKDPFLTQVSNFAVLFGNELDAEVLSMSMDLFIARTVTTKSSLVFRGLISITESQLASLKSFHVRLMSIVLDVDVEPSTTPWDPAKAYLFVPMVGDKSVDPTNQIDWHLVETIIGADAWKNPLQKARPDVYLGTNERTLGGDRREYGFGKLRHGMAFGQKSHPTYGIRGAVAQFDVVKASGLVPNRDAMQTQKHINMTTNGKLMMADTCTNAEDLIGKIVTAAHSGKRFYVDSIRYDMSAENSFPRKEGYLGPLEYSSYADYYKQKYGVDLIYRQQPLIRGRGVSYCKNLLSPRFEHSEAHEGESEETHDKTYYVFLPPELCLVHPLPGSLVRGAQRLPSIMRRVESMLLAVQLKNMINYPVQASKILEALTAASCQETFCYERAELLGDAYLKWVVSRFLFLKYPQKHEGQLTRMRQQMVSNMVLYQYALSKGLQSYIQADRFAPSRWAAPGVLPVFDEDTKDGESSLFDQERSISKIERMDCHTDGYEDEMEDGELESDSSSYRVLSSKTLADVVEALIGVYYVEGGKNAANHLMKWMGIQIEFDPDTMDCTRKPFNVPDSILRSVDFDALEGALNMKFKDRGLLVESITHASRPSSGVSCYQRLEFVGDAVLDHLITRHLFFTYTNLPPGRLTDLRAAAVNNENFARVAVKHNLHVHLRHGSSALEKQIKEFVKEVQDELSKPGFNSFGLGDCKAPKVLGDILESIAGAIFLDSGRDTTVVWKVFQPLLHPMVTPETLPMHPVRELQERCQQQAEGLEYKASRIGNLATVEVFIDGVQVGAAQNPQKKMAQKLAARNALAALKEKEVGKTQEKNDDNGKKNGNQTFTRQTLNDICLRRNWPMPFYRCVNEGGPAHAKRFTFAVRVNTTDKGWTDECVGEPMPSVKKAKDSAAVLLLELLNKLYS, encoded by the exons atggaggACGGGAGTAGGGTTCCGGCGGGGGATGACCCGTCTTACTGGCTGGATGCGTGTGAGGACATATCGTGTGATGatttcattgattttgatgtctcTTCCATCGTCGTCTCTGACCAGCCTGACAACCCTTCCAATCAGGACTTCTTCGGTGGCATTGATAAGATTTTGGACAGCATCAAGAACGGTGCTGGTCTCCCTCTCAATCATGCTGCTGCTGAACCACCCAGTAATGTCACTGCAGCAGCATCAGGAGGAGCAGAAGTGTGCTTGCCTTCCAATGCCACTCCGGAGGATTCTTTTGACCATTCTGGTGGCGCTGCTCTGAGTAACGGCTCCAGTAAGCAGTCTAATGGGAACGAAACGGGAGTTTTGGTTGATTATTCTCAGGAAAGGGGGACACCCACTCTGAATGGAGGCCTTGATTTTGATGGTGAAGAAAGGTGCAGCAAAAGGGCTCGGCTTGGTGGCTACAATAATGATCGGCCTTATCATGGTAGAGGGAATTATCAAGGCAAGGAGAGGGAGAGGTGTTTTAGTAATAACAGGAAGAGGCCGCGGGGGGGTAGGGATGAAATTGATAGGAGGGATAAGGATGGTGGTGGAAGGAAAAGAGAACATTGTGGTGCTGTTGGCAGGAGGGATGTTAGAGATAGGGATTGGAGGGATAGAGAAACTAGGGGTTACTGGGAGAGGGATAAGTCTGGTTCCACTGATATGGTCTTTCGCACGGGTGCTTGGGAACCTGATTGTAATCGAGAAGACAAAATGGCGATTGACATGAAACTGGAGAAAAATGGAAACCTTGATAAGAAGTCCGAGGAGGCTAAGGAGAGGGTTCCTGAGGAAAAAGCTAGACAGTATCAGTTGGATGTTCTTGAGCAGGCAAAGAGGAAAAATACTATAGCTTTTCTTGAAACTGGAGCAGGGAAAACCTTAATTGCTGTTCTTCTCATTAAAAGTATACAGGAGAGTTTGCATaagcaaaataagaaaatgcTTGCAGTATTTTTAGTTCCAAAAGTTCCACTTGTTTACCAG CAAGCCGAAGTAATTCGTGAGCGGACTGGTTATCAAGTAGGCCACTATTGTGGAGAAATGGGGCAGGATTTTTGGGATGCTCGAAGGTGGCAGCGTGAATTTGACACCAAAcat GTTTTAGTCATGACTGCTCAAATTCTTTTGAACATTTTGAGGCATAGCATAATAAAAATGGAAGCAATCAATCTCTTGATTCTGGATGAGTGCCACCATGCTGTGAAAAAACACCCATATTCACTGGTGATGTCTGAGTTCTACCATACAACACCCAAAGAGAACAGGCCATCTGTATTTGGAATGACTGCTTCTCCTGTTAACTTGAAGG GTGTCTCCAGCCAAGTAGATTGTGCAATAAAAATTCGTAATCTTGAAAGTAAGCTAGATTCTATAGTTTGCACCATTAAAGATCGTAAGGAGCTGGAGAAACATGTACCGATGCCCTCTGAAGTTGTGGTGGAGTATGATAAAGCTGCCAGTTTATGTTATCTACACGAGCAGATAAAGCAGATGGAGGTTGAAGTTGAAGAAGCTGCAAAATGTAGTTCAAGAAGAAGCAAATGGCAGTTTATGGGAGCTAGAGATGCTGGAGCTAAGGAAGAGCTGCGCCAAGTATATGGTGTTTCTGAAAGAACAGAAAGCGATGGAGCTGCAAACCTAATTCAGAAGTTGAGAGCTGTTAATTATGCACTTGGTGAACTGGGACAATGGTGTGCATATAAG GTTGCACAATCCTTTTTAGCAGCTTTGCAAAATGATGAAAGGGCCAACTACCAGCTTGATGTCAAGTTTCAGGAAACTTATCTGAGTAAAGTTGTTTCACTTCTGAAATGCCAACTGTCGGAGGGTGCAGTTTCTGACAAAAATGCTGGTATTGATGACTCAGAGAATGGTGCAGTTCAAAGTGGCTCTGAACATGAAGAGATGGAAGAAGGAGAGCTTCCAGACAGTCATG TTGTCTCTGGCGGGGAGCATGTGGATGTTATTATAGGAGCTGCTGTGGCTGATGGCAAGGTGACCCCCAAGGTGCAGGCACTAATCAAAATACTTCTCAAGTATCAGCATACAGAAGATTTCCGTGCAATCATCTTTGTTGAACGTGTTGTGTCTGCATTAGTTCTGCCCAAG GTCTTTGCAGAGCTTCCATCACTTAGTTTTGTGAAGTGTGCAAGTTTGATTGGTCACAATAACAGTCAGGAAATGCGGACCTACCAAATGCAGGATACAATTGCCAAATTCCGTGATGGGCGG GTCACATTGTTGGTTGCCACTAGTGTTGCTGAAGAAGGACTTGATATCCGTCAATGCAATGTCGTTATTCGCTTTGACCTTGCAAAGACTGTTCTGGCATACATACAATCCAGGGGACGTGCTAGAAAGCCTGGATCTGATTACATCCTGATGGTTGAGAG GGACAATTTATCACATGAAGCATTCCTAAGGAATGCCAGGAACAGTGAGGAAACTTTGCGCAAAGAAGCAATAGAGAGAACAGACCTTAGTCATCTGAAGGACACTTCAAGGTTGATCTCTGTTGACACCCGGCCTGGAACAGTTTACCAGGTGAAGTCAACTGGGGCAGTTGTGAGCCTAAATTCTGCTGTAGGTCTTATCCACTTCTACTGCTCTCAGCTACCTAGTGACAG ATATTCAATTCTTCGCCCTGAATTTATTATGGAGAGGCACGAAAAACCTGGAGGTCCCACAGAATATTCTTGCAAGCTTCAACTACCATGTAATGCACCCTTTGAAAATCTTGAGGGTCCAATATGCAGTTCTATGCGTCTGGCACAACAG GCTGTTTGTCTGGCTGCTTGCAAGAAACTGCATGAGATGGGTGCATTCACTGACATGCTATTGCCTGATAAAGGAAGTgggggagaaaaagaaaaggatgaaCAAACTGATGAAGGAGATCCACTTCCAGGGACTGCTAGACATAGGGAGTTCTACCCTGAAGGTGTGGCTGACATACTGAAG GGAGAATGGATCTTATCTGGAAAAGATGCTTGCAACAACTCCAAATTGCTTCATCTTTATATGTATGCTGTGAAGTGTGAAAATCTAGGCCATTCAAAGGATCCGTTCTTGACTCAAGTTTCAAATTTTGCAGTACTTTTTGGCAATGAGCTGGATGCAGAG GTGTTATCGATGTCAATGGATCTATTTATCGCTCGAACTGTGACTACAAAGTCATCTCTTGTCTTTAGGGGGTTGATAAGTATCACTGAGAGTCAG CTGGCATCCCTGAAAAGCTTTCATGTAAGATTAATGAGCATTGTCTTGGATGTGGATGTTGAACCATCTACCACTCCTTGGGATCCTGCAAAGGCATATTTGTTTGTCCCAATGGTTGGCGATAAGTCTGTAGATCCTACGAACCAAATTGACTGGCATCTGGTTGAGACAATAATTGGAGCTGATGCATGGAAGAATCCCCTCCAGAAAGCTCGACCAGATGTTTACCTTGGTACTAATGAGAGAACATTAGGTGGAGACAGAAGGGAATATGGATTTGGGAAATTGCGTCATGGCATGGCTTTTGGGCAAAAATCACATCCTACCTATGGAATCAGAGGAGCTGTGGCCCAATTTGATGTGGTGAAAGCTTCAGGATTGGTTCCTAACAGAGATGCCATGCAAACACAAAAGCACATCAATATGACTACCAATGGAAAATTAATGATGGCGGATACCTGTACTAATGCAGAGGATCTGATTGGGAAAATTGTAACTGCTGCTCATTCAGGGAAGAGGTTTTATGTTGATTCAATACGCTATGACATGTCAGCAGAGAACTCTTTCCCTAGGAAAGAAGGTTATCTTGGTCCTCTGGAGTACAGTTCATATGCTGATTACTACAAGCAAAA GTATGGGGTTGATTTGATTTACAGGCAGCAACCTCTTATAAGAGGGCGTGGTGTATCATACTGCAAGAATCTTCTGTCCCCTCGATTTGAGCACAGTGAAG CTCATGAAGGTGAATCCGAAGAGACACATGACAAAACTTATTATGTTTTTCTTCCTCCTGAGCTATGCCTTGTACACCCATTGCCTGGATCACTTGTCCGTGGTGCCCAGAGGTTGCCTTCAATAATGAGGAGGGTTGAAAGTATGCTACTTGCAGTTCAACTTAAGAATATGATAAATTATCCTGTCCAGGCTTCAAAG ATCTTGGAAGCCTTGACTGCCGCCTCTTGCCAGGAGACATTCTGCTATGAAAGGGCAGAGCTTCTTGGAGATGCTTACCTGAAATGGGTTGTTAGTCGATTTCTTTTCCTAAAATATCCACAGAAACATGAAGGTCAACTTACTAGGATGAGACAACAAATGGTCAGTAACATGGTATTATATCAGTATGCATTAAGTAAAGGGCTTCAATCATATATTCAAGCAGATCGTTTTGCTCCATCCAGATGGGCAGCTCCTGGGGTGCTGCCTGTCTTTGATGAGGATACCAAGGATGGGGAGTCATCTTTGTTTGACCAGGAGCGATCCATTTCCAAGATCGAGAGGATGGATTGTCACACGGATGGATATGAGGATGAGATGGAAGATGGTGAGCTTGAGAGTGATTCAAGTTCTTACAGAGTTCTATCCAGTAAGACACTTGCAGATGTTGTGGAAGCACTAATTGGGGTATATTATGTAGAAGGTGGTAAGAATGCTGCCAACCACCTTATGAAATGGATGGGCATTCAAATAGAGTTTGATCCTGATACAATGGATTGTACAAGAAAGCCATTTAATGTTCCAGATAGCATACTTAGGAGTGTTGATTTTGATGCTTTAGAAGGTGCTTTAAATATGAAGTTTAAAGACAGGGGACTGCTGGTAGAATCCATAACTCATGCCTCCAGGCCATCTTCAGGAGTATCCTGTTATCAGCGGTTGGAGTTTGTTGGTGATGCTGTCTTGGATCATCTTATTACCAGGCACTTGTTTTTCACTTACACAAATCTGCCACCGGGACGTCTGACTGACCTTCGGGCTGCTGCTGTAAACAATGAAAATTTTGCGCGTGTTGCAGTTAAACACAACCTTCATGTGCATCTCCGGCATGGATCCAGTGCCCTAGAAAAACAG ATTAAAGAATTTGTTAAGGAAGTTCAAGATGAATTGTCAAAGCCAGGTTTTAATTCCTTTGGTCTGGGAGACTGCAAAGCCCCCAAGGTCCTTGGTGACATTCTTGAATCTATTGCAGGTGCCATTTTTCTTGACAGTGGGAGGGATACTACTGTTGTTTGGAAG GTTTTTCAGCCTCTTTTGCATCCTATGGTTACCCCTGAGACTCTGCCAATGCATCCTGTGCGTGAGCTGCAAGAGCGGTGCCAGCAGCAAGCTGAAGGCTTAGAGTATAAAGCAAGTCGTATTGGCAATTTGGCCACTGTTGAAGTATTCATTGATGGGGTGCAAGTAGGGGCTGCTCAAAATCCACAGAAAAAAATGGCGCAGAAATTAGCTGCAAGAAATGCCCTTGCTGCTTTGAAAGAGAAGGAGGTGGGAAAAACTCAGGAAAAGAATGATGACAATGGGAAGAAGAATGGAAACCAAACATTTACTAGGCAAACATTAAATGATATCTGTTTACGAAGAAATTGGCCTATGCCATTTTACAG GTGTGTGAATGAGGGTGGTCCAGCACATGCAAAGAGGTTTACATTTGCAGTGCGTGTCAATACTACTGATAAAGGATGGACAGATGAATGTGTTGGAGAGCCAATGCCAAGTGTCAAGAAGGCCAAAGACTCAGCTGCTGTTCTTCTCTTAGAACTACTGAACAAATTATACTCGTGA